In one window of Alphaproteobacteria bacterium 33-17 DNA:
- a CDS encoding response regulator: MTKIAMTVDDSKTMRDMLAFTLAQNGFQVLQAEDGVQAISVLDNKKVDVIITDLNMPNMDGLTLIKKLRENPTYKFTPILMLTTESDDTKKSEGKAAGATGWLVKPFNPEKLMQVISKVCP; this comes from the coding sequence ATGACAAAAATAGCTATGACAGTAGACGATTCAAAAACAATGAGAGATATGCTCGCATTTACGCTTGCTCAAAATGGTTTTCAGGTGTTGCAAGCCGAAGACGGAGTTCAGGCAATATCTGTTTTAGATAATAAAAAAGTTGATGTAATTATTACAGACTTAAATATGCCTAATATGGATGGTCTTACATTAATAAAAAAGTTGCGTGAAAACCCAACATATAAATTCACTCCAATTCTAATGTTAACCACAGAGAGCGATGATACTAAAAAAAGTGAGGGTAAGGCTGCAGGAGCGACAGGTTGGTTAGTAAAACCTTTTAATCCTGAAAAATTAATGCAGGTAATTAGTAAGGTTTGTCCTTGA